The stretch of DNA AATCAATCTCGATCCAATATAATTTCACCTTTGAGGACTGACAATgaagcaaaacaaaaaaaaattgttGTTTATTCTCCTAAGATATTTGGTTTGGATACTGGTCTCATTTCCAGAGCATTTTAAAAGCTCCCAAATGTCCCATACTAATGTGGAATGTTCAGTCAATGACCTGTATGGGTAATGTAGTCATTCTACAGTTTCCAAATCGGCCTACAAATATCTACATCATAATCATCGTGTCATTGTTGTTCCTCTGGGTTATGAAGATTCccgaaaacaaaacaaaatggaaataaataaataaatgcagtacACAGCGGAATATgaagtggttaaggttagggaaagggttagcaaAAATGctttcctaacctgctacgaaaatcaCTTTCTATAGAAGTGGCATGAAGAGTGTGTCCCTCCTTGAATTTATGAACAGAAAtaatgggtgggtgggggtgtgtctaCTTTTGTGCCTTCCCTTACCTGAGCAGgttggagaagggggaggagctcCAGAGTTGTTCCTGGCGTAGTATTTCCTTTGAGAAGGAAGGCAGGACCAGGAGGCACTGCAGGGTGGCGTTTAGGAAGCAAGTGTTGCCAATGATAGGCAACCTGTGAAGAAGAACCAGCCATCAGTACACACATAGAGATACAATATCCTAGAAACATTGAGTGGCCTATGTCATAAACCTTCATAGCTCTAGAAAGTGCTGACAATGCcagccatcttggtcagggaTAAGTTCTATGTTACTCTATGAGTACACAAAGAAGTGGATGTCCTTTAGACCAAGATTACCATAATTCATGGGTTTATAAATATCTATTAAAAAATGACATGCTTGATAGTAAGCCCCATCCCCATAGTATATCAGACATTGATCTCTAAACAATAAAGAGCTTATTTTCAATGCATCTGCATTGTGTTGTGGTTGCATTTGCGGTGTGTTTTGGTTTACTCAAGAAGTTCcatgttgaccagggccccccGTTCTCCTCTGGCCCCCTGGGTCTCCTCTGACCTTCTGGTGGCTGAGCTGGCCCTGGGAAGAGTCTGGCTTCTGGCACCTGAGCCTGACCTCTGGGGCCTTGGGCTAGATTGGTCCTGAAGAGACAGAGgtctgaaggaaggagagaaacagatgtAAAGCTTCCAAAGCAGAGATAGTATCACTCTACACAGTATCTCTCGTAAATACTACACTGTACTATAAACACAGTCCGAGTAGTTATGCATGTATTGATTACGATATAAATGCAGTATACTAAGTAGACCAGGGCAACAGGTTAGTACTCTCATTTATCCACTAGATGCATTAGAAGAGCTCAAACTGCAGTTTGAGGAAATAACTTTCTGGGACTGTGTTAtcagcgtctcagagtaggagtttgatctaggatcagtattttcttttagatcataataaatcagattattatggatagagaggacctgatcctagattagcTCTCATACTCTTGATTAACACTGGCCTGGTCTTTCTTTAGCTCTAAAGCCAACTCTTCAAGGGGACTCTAGGATGGCACTGTACTTATTTTATTTGTTTGAATTACCTGACTGTT from Oncorhynchus tshawytscha isolate Ot180627B unplaced genomic scaffold, Otsh_v2.0 Un_contig_17172_pilon_pilon, whole genome shotgun sequence encodes:
- the LOC121841961 gene encoding ubiquitin carboxyl-terminal hydrolase 37-like, giving the protein SPAKHPSPEKLQWCPVPSSPSPTNLWTVMETPARGATVRPLSLQDQSSPRPQRSGSGARSQTLPRASSATRRSEETQGARGERGALVNMELLELPIIGNTCFLNATLQCLLVLPSFSKEILRQEQLWSSSPFSNLL